Proteins encoded within one genomic window of Candidatus Syntrophocurvum alkaliphilum:
- a CDS encoding NAD-dependent epimerase/dehydratase family protein, with amino-acid sequence MKSISNEGKTALIVGATGLVGSELLIILLQSNEYNKVIIWVRQHTNISNKKLEEKVIDFEEIESYKIDNKVDHVYCCLGTTMKKAKSKDAFTKVDLHYPLALARWAKNKGVSQFLVVTTIGANANSMIFYNSVKGQLEEALCSLELNGLQIFRPSLLLGDRNELRLGEYTAAKITRFIPFIFKGPMKSYKPIEGKKVACTMYKVAKKEKSGAYIYNSSIISQIAENDSIS; translated from the coding sequence GTGAAAAGTATTAGCAATGAAGGCAAAACTGCATTAATAGTTGGTGCAACAGGATTAGTGGGGAGTGAACTTTTAATAATACTTTTACAATCAAATGAATATAACAAGGTGATTATCTGGGTTAGGCAACACACTAACATTTCTAATAAAAAATTAGAGGAGAAAGTAATTGATTTTGAAGAAATAGAATCTTATAAAATAGATAATAAAGTTGATCATGTTTATTGTTGCTTAGGAACTACTATGAAAAAGGCAAAATCTAAAGATGCTTTTACAAAGGTTGACTTACATTATCCACTTGCATTAGCAAGATGGGCAAAAAATAAAGGAGTATCACAGTTTTTGGTTGTGACAACTATCGGTGCAAATGCTAATTCAATGATATTTTATAATAGCGTAAAAGGACAACTTGAAGAAGCCCTATGTAGCTTAGAATTAAATGGGCTACAAATTTTTAGACCATCTCTACTTTTAGGTGATAGAAACGAGTTAAGATTAGGTGAATATACAGCAGCTAAAATTACAAGATTTATACCTTTTATATTTAAAGGGCCAATGAAATCATACAAACCCATAGAGGGTAAAAAGGTTGCCTGTACAATGTATAAAGTAGCTAAAAAAGAAAAAAGTGGTGCCTATATCTACAATTCATCTATAATTAGTCAAATTGCAGAAAATGATTCAATATCATAA
- a CDS encoding RNA polymerase subunit sigma-24 translates to MTSNYYEAMNTSQGVDVIMTEEQKYQIRVMRNQGQGYKKIAANLCLSRDVVRGYCKRNGINGFGADLAEQHNLNLINEKTYVYCLQCDSKLVQSKRGKKKKYCSIDCKRDWEKNNRKVYKLWCQYCRKQYISQSNNSKFCSNDCYVRNRFFKEEDGAEILGKILKRKSVEFIPKWLEELLLSYLKDY, encoded by the coding sequence TTGACAAGTAATTATTATGAAGCGATGAATACGAGTCAAGGAGTTGATGTGATAATGACAGAAGAACAAAAATATCAAATCAGGGTTATGCGAAACCAAGGTCAAGGATACAAAAAAATAGCGGCAAATCTTTGTTTATCACGTGATGTTGTCAGAGGTTATTGTAAAAGGAATGGAATAAATGGCTTTGGAGCTGACTTGGCAGAACAACATAATTTGAATTTGATAAATGAAAAGACATATGTATACTGTTTGCAATGTGATTCAAAACTGGTCCAATCTAAAAGAGGTAAAAAGAAAAAATACTGTTCCATTGATTGCAAAAGAGATTGGGAAAAGAATAATCGAAAAGTATATAAATTATGGTGTCAATACTGTAGAAAACAATATATATCGCAAAGCAATAACAGTAAATTTTGTAGTAACGATTGTTATGTTAGAAATAGGTTCTTTAAAGAAGAAGATGGAGCTGAAATATTAGGTAAAATCTTAAAGCGAAAAAGTGTTGAGTTTATACCCAAGTGGCTAGAAGAATTATTGCTTTCATATCTAAAGGATTACTAA